From one Neovison vison isolate M4711 chromosome 1, ASM_NN_V1, whole genome shotgun sequence genomic stretch:
- the LOC122889094 gene encoding BH3-interacting domain death agonist-like, which produces LVVFVFLQSYSDSNFHQELKVLGRELPMPAHLQEEQDYGLQTEGNRCSHFLVSEERVSQGQEEIIQDIARKLAKTGDNMDRSIHPGLVNNLATEFVNRRLSEEDRRQCLTAALERVMQTYPTDMEDEKTILILAMFLAKKVADHTPSLLREVFHTTVNFINQNLFTYVRNLFRNEMD; this is translated from the coding sequence CTTGTGGTGTTTGTCTTCCTCCAAAGCTACTCTGACTCTAATTTCCACCAAGAGCTGAAGGTCCTGGGCCGGGAACTACCCATGCCAGCTCACCTGCAGGAGGAGCAAGACTATGGGCTGCAGACAGAAGGCAACCGCTGCAGCCACTTCCTGGTGAGTGAGGAGAGAGTTTCTCAGGGTCAAGAGGAAATCATTCAGGATATTGCCAGGAAGCTTGCCAAAACAGGGGACAATATGGATCGTAGCATCCACCCAGGACTGGTGAATAACCTGGCAACAGAGTTCGTGAATAGGAGACTGTCGGAAGAAGACAGAAGGCAGTGCCTCACTGCTGCGCTGGAGCGGGTCATGCAGACTTACCCTACAGACATGGAAGATGAGAAGACCATTCTGATATTGGCCATGTTCTTGGCCAAAAAGGTGGCCGATCACACACCATCCTTGCTCCGTGAAGTCTTTCACACAACAGTGAACTTTATTAACCAGAACCTGTTCACCTACGTGAGGAACTTATTCAGAAATGAGATGGACTGA